In Meleagris gallopavo isolate NT-WF06-2002-E0010 breed Aviagen turkey brand Nicholas breeding stock chromosome 2, Turkey_5.1, whole genome shotgun sequence, the following are encoded in one genomic region:
- the MYCT1 gene encoding myc target protein 1, which yields MLWIRTVLTHQFRGHQSFGHVTIAFTVSMLIGLVIGGIIWALFTCLSRRRASAHISQGNSSPFTRRSRPTSHSSSRTGFYRNSSCERRSNLSLASLTFQRQASLEQANSFPRKSSFRASTFHPFLQSPPLPVETNSQLITLTPTNTTTTLVGSTTNSLSRPEFHWSNNSLRICHSTQTPPPAYETIIKAFPDS from the exons ATGTTATGGATAAGAACAGTACTTACTCACCAGTTTCGTGGCCACCAAAGTTTTGGG CACGTAACAATAGCCTTCACAGTGTCCATGTTGATTGGACTAGTGATTGGAGGGATCATCTGGGCCTTATTCACCTGCTTGTCCCGTCGCAGAGCTAGTGCCCACATTTCCCAGGGGAATTCTTCACCCTTCACTCGCCGGTCCAGACCCACATCCCACTCTTCTAGCAGGACTGGATTTTACCGTAACAGCAGCTGTGAACGTCGAAGCAACCTCAGTCTGGCCAGCCTCACCTTCCAGCGACAAGCCTCCTTGGAGCAAGCCAACTCTTTCCCCAGGAAGTCAAGTTTCCGCGCATCCACCTTCCACCCTTTCCTGCAGTCTCCTCCCCTCCCTGTGGAGACAAACAGTCAGCTGATCACTCTCACTCCCACCAACACCACTACAACCCTCGTGGGAAGCACAACCAACAGTTTAAGTCGACCTGAATTCCACTGGTCTAATAACAGCCTCCGTATCTGCCACTCCACACAAACCCCTCCTCCTGCATATGAAACCATCATAAAAGCATTCCCAGACTCCTGA